The following proteins are co-located in the Limanda limanda chromosome 5, fLimLim1.1, whole genome shotgun sequence genome:
- the LOC133002191 gene encoding outer dense fiber protein 2-like — MHRQSVNAAPPLNGYQGRRKSKPSSTNHRTRSCKRANQEAQPGSPPPPPPGHVHVAGTTPVHVHVRSSKPQQNRTKDYQKKGDGARNKVRSPWIPPGGSSSRKDVGLQSCQRSRAQLQSGHRRGGGDHEENMTPVPRSISTRHREEEDVRHLKRSDSRSTHGETDELLRALVEAEIDGVTVAKQLNTLKATVDHLVKDKRLSKLNAASVGRQQELLLEKIQMFDYTNHSLQELLREWTQNERDSLAWSEQKEALKKRLADSEAENIRLLAHLNDKEKEASRLTQHLDLEKENLRTAEEQWRILESKRNNMESQMNTVEAEKARMSAQIQGLHWDQFAWSNPPPFSTAGQRMQENQEPRQEVRQTLRQRRDNNHEETQRRNDNHKEMQRRDLDHGETQRRDHNYEETQRRDHNHGETQRRDHNHGETQRRDHNYEETQRRDHNYEETQRRDHNHGETQRRDHNQEETQRRDHNHEETQRRDHNQEETQRRDDNHGETQWRRDQEAPALVTQHSPRELEGRLLEKETQLVQALATSRDWCLRHSKEATAKKQLEEEVSALKFHMNELDYRLHTAEERTRQEREKSREQLRYLIDENASTKLENQRVQAEFTTFEEKLRGFQSEAHQMKTSIKKYEDLVEKYKKKAQQARLESEGYCLKLEMMQKEMQEVKVSLEREKDQVRRELMGRLRELEVLPVRLSRTEQQLREAQKEVDAHERSMMENSAALSEVRHQLRQQDAQLEIFQQGNLLLQEENDVLKETIHHIERSLEDKKEEHVKMSEALISKEAGVHSVQQQLEEKTHECSVLSRQLQQTVDAAERQVDNNMQKVLAKERASQSKTLELLNQLSRAKTELSQHQRSKEQMERQFQTELQSMQDRLEQSDSTNCSLQNYVQLLKTSYENVFGDCSPRLLTD, encoded by the exons ATGCATCGACAGTCTGTGAACGCAGCACCGCCTCTCAACGGTTACCAGGGGCGACGCAAATCGAAACCGTCCTCCACCAATCACAGAACGAGGTCCTGCAAACGAGCCAATCAGGAGGCTC AACCagggagcccccccccaccgcctccGGGTCACGTCCACGTAGCGGGGACCACACCTGTGCACGTTCATGTGAGAAGCAGCAAACCCCAGCAG AACAGGACAAAAGATTATCAGAAGAAGGGAGATGGAGCGAGGAATAAAGTTCGATCTCCGTGGATTCCTCCAGGAGGATCGTCCTCCCGAAAAGACGTGGGCTTACAGTCCTGCCAG AGAAGCCGAGCGCAGCTTCAGTCCGGACATCGGCGTGGGGGAGGGGATCATGAGGAAAACATGACGCCAGTGCCCAGAAGCATCAGCACCCGGCACCGAGAGGAAGAAGATGTCCGTCATTTAAAGAG aTCGGATTCAAGGAGCACACACGGAGAGACGGACGAGCTCTTGAGGGCCTTAGTAGAAGCAGAAATCGACGGCGTAACAGTAGCCAAACAGCTCAATACCCTCAAGGCCACTGTCGACCACCTCGTAAAG GACAAGCGTCTGTCGAAGCTGAACGCAGCCTCAGTGGGGCGACAGCAGGAGTTGTTGTTGGAGAAGATACAGATGTTCGACTACACGAATCACAGTCTCCAAGAGCTCCTCAGAGAGTGGACCCAGAACGAG AGAGATTCACTGGCTTGGTCTGAACAGAAAGAAGCCTTGAAGAAGAGATTGGCTGACAGTGAAGCTGAGAACATT CGACTTTTGGCCCATCTCAACGACAAGGAGAAAGAGGCGTCCAGGCTCACTCAGCATTTGGACTTAGAAAAG GAAAACCTGAGGACAGCGGAAGAGCAGTGGAGAATCCTGGAGTCAAAACGCAACAATATGGAGTCTCAGATGAACACAGTGGAGGCTGAAAAGGCTCGAATGTCTGCTCAGATTCAG gggctgcattgGGACCAGTTTGCATGGAGTAATCCACCACCGTTTTCCACTGCGGGACAGAGGATGCAGGAGAATCAAGAGCCTAGGCAGGAGGTGCGACAGACTCTAAGACAGCGGAGGGACAACAACCACGAGGAGACGCAGCGTAGGAACGACAACCACAAGGAGATGCAGCGTAGGGACCTAGACCACGGGGAGACTCAGCGTAGGGACCACAACTACGAGGAGACGCAGCGTAGGGACCACAACCACGGGGAGACTCAGCGTAGGGACCACAACCACGGGGAGACTCAGCGTAGGGACCACAACTACGAGGAGACTCAGCGTAGGGACCACAACTACGAGGAGACGCAGCGTAGGGACCACAACCACGGGGAGACGCAGCGTAGGGACCACAACCAGGAGGAGACGCAGCGTAGGGACCACAACCACGAGGAGACGCAGCGTAGGGACCACAACCAGGAGGAGACGCAGCGTAGGGACGACAACCACGGGGAGACGCAGTGGAGGCGAGACCAGGAAGCTCCGGCTCTGGTGACCCAGCACTCCCCCAGAGAGCTGGAAGGAAGACTTCTGGAGAAG GAAACCCAGTTGGTTCAAGCTCTGGCCACATCCAGAGACTGGTGCCTGCGACATTCTAAAGAGGCGACTGCtaagaagcagctggaggaggaagtgtcTGCTCTCAAATT CCACATGAACGAGCTGGATTACCGGCTtcacacagcagaggagaggacccggcaggagagggagaagtcCCGTGAACAGCTTCGTTACCTCATCGATGAAAACGCCTCCACCAAGCTGGAAAACCAGAGAGTCCAG GCTGAGTTTACAACATTCGAGGAGAAACTCCGGGGATTCCAGTCTGAAGCtcatcagatgaagacgtcGATCAAAAAGTATGAAGACCTGGTGGAGAAATACAAGAAGAAG gccCAGCAGGCTCGTCTGGAGTCGGAGGGGTACTGTCTGAAGCTGGAGATGATGCAGAAGGAAATGCAGGAGGTAAAGGTGAGcctggagagggagaaggaccAGGTGAGGAGGGAGCTGATGGGCCGACTCCGCGAGCTGGAGGTGCTGCCCGTCAGACTGAGCAGGACCGAGCAGCAGCTTCGAGAAGCCCAGAAGGAGGTCGACGCCCACGAAAGGAGCATGATGGAGAACAGCGCGGCCCTGTCTGAAGTCAGACACCAG TTGAGGCAACAAGACGCTCAGCTGGAGATATTTCAGCAGGGgaacctgctgctgcaggaggaaaacGACGTTCTCAAAGAAACAATTCACCACATAGAAAG GAGCCTGGAGGACAAGAAGGAAGAACACGTAAAGATGTCTGAGGCTCTCATCTCAAAAGAAGCTGGAGTCCACAGcgttcagcagcagctggaggagaagacgcATGAGTGCAGCGTTCTGTCCAGACAGCTGCAACAAACTGTGgacgctgcagagagacag GTTGACAACAACATGCAGAAGGTTTTGGCCAAAGAGAGAGCGTCCCAGTCTAAAACCCTGGAGCTGCTGAACCAGCTGAGTCGAGCTAAGACAGAGCTGAGTCAGCACCAGCGAAGCAAGGAGCAG ATGGAGCGTCAGTTccagactgagctgcagagcatGCAGGACAGACTGGAGCAGTCGGACTCGACAAACTGCAGTCTGCAGAACTACGTCCAATTACTGAAAACCTCGTACGAAAACGTGTTCGGTGACTGTTCACCGAGACTGCTCACAGACTGA